In Jannaschia sp. W003, the genomic stretch GACCAGCCGTCGAAGGGGACGTCGGGCAGCATCGCGTCGACGATGCGGTCCGCGAGATCGGTGCGCATGGGAGACCTCCGGGCGGGGCGTGCGGGCTGGACAACCTAGCGGAAGCCCGCTAGGCGGCCACTTCCTGCATTTCTGCAAACTCTAACCTAGGAAGGTGGTGACAACCACATGCAGGTCAGCGTCCGCGACAACAACGTCGATCAGGCGCTTCGCGCCCTGAAGAAGAAGCTTCAGCGCGAAGGCGTGTTTCGCGAGATGAAGCTGCGGCAGCACTTCGAGAAGCCCTCGGAGAAGCGCGCCCGCCAGAAGGCCGAGGCGATCCGCCGCGCCCGAAAGCTCGCTCGCAAGAAGGCCCAGCGCGAAGGGATGCTCTGAGGAGCGTTCACTCGCCGGAACGCCGAAGGAGAGCCCC encodes the following:
- the rpsU gene encoding 30S ribosomal protein S21, giving the protein MQVSVRDNNVDQALRALKKKLQREGVFREMKLRQHFEKPSEKRARQKAEAIRRARKLARKKAQREGML